Proteins encoded together in one Camelus dromedarius isolate mCamDro1 chromosome 11, mCamDro1.pat, whole genome shotgun sequence window:
- the LOC105094608 gene encoding keratin, type II cytoskeletal 6A, whose translation MSCRSTVRSQSTSRRGFSAGSARVPGVCRSGFSSVSVSRSRGGGGLAGVCGGAGFGSRSLYNLGGTKRISISGGYGSRYGGGFGFGFGGGVGSGYGFGGAAGLGGGAGFAGGYGGAGFPVLPPGGIQEVTVNQSLLTPLNLEIDPTIQRVRTEEREQIKTLNNKFASFIDKVRFLEQQNKVLDTKWTLLQEQGTKTVRQNLEPLFEQYINNLRRQLDSILGERGRLDSELRSMQDQVEDFKNKYEDEINKRTAAENEFVKLKKDVDAAYMNKVELQAKADNLTDEINFLRAFYEAELAQMQTHISDTSVVLSMDNNRSLDLDSIISEVKAQYEEIAQRSRAEAESWYQSKYEELQVTAGRHGDDLRNTRQEISEINRMVQRLRSEIDHVKKQCANLQSAIADAEQRGELALKDAKNKLVDLEDALQKAKQDMARLLKEYQELMNVKLALDVEIATYRKLLEGEECRLSGEGVGPVNISVVQSTVSSGYGGASGGSGGFSLGGGSGYSYSSGGHSLGGGFSSGSGRALGSGLSSAGGSSSTIKYTTTSSSKKSYRH comes from the exons ATGTCTTGCAGATCCACCGTGAGGAGCCAAAGCACCAGCCGCCGGGGCTTCAGCGCCGGCTCAGCCCGAGTCCCTGGGGTCTGCCGCTCTGGCTTCAGCAGCGTGTCGGTGTCCCGCTCCAGGGGCGGTGGTGGCCTGGCTGGAGTGTGTGGAGGGGCTGGCTTTGGCAGCCGCAGCCTCTATAACCTGGGGGGCACCAAGAGGATCTCCATCAGTGGTGGATACGGCAGCAGATACGGAGGTGGCTTTGGCTTTGGCTTTGGAGGTGGAGTTGGGAGTGGATACGGTTTTGGTGGTGCAGCTGGGCTCGGTGGTGGAGCTGGCTTTGCTGGTGGCTATGGGGGCGCTGGCTTCCCTGTGCTCCCTCCTGGAGGCATCCAAGAGGTCACCGTCAACCAGAGTCTCCTCACTCCTCTGAACCTGGAAATCGACCCCACCATCCAGAGAGTGAGAACTGAGGAGCGGGAGCAGATCAAGACCCTCAACAACAAGTTTGCCTCCTTCATCGACAAG GTGCGGTTCCTGGAGCAGCAGAACAAGGTCCTGGACACCAAGTGGACCCTGCTGCAGGAACAGGGCACCAAGACAGTGAGGCAGAACCTGGAGCCTCTGTTTGAGCAGTACATCAACAACCTCAGGAGGCAGCTGGACAGCATCCTGGGGGAGAGAGGCCGCCTGGACTCGGAGCTGAGGAGCATGCAGGACCAGGTGGAGGACTTCAAGAACAA GTATGAAGATGAAATCAACAAGCGCACAGCAGCGGAGAATGAATTTGTGAAACTGAAAAAG GATGTGGATGCTGCCTACATGAACAAGGTTGAACTACAAGCCAAGGCAGATAACCTCACAGATGAGATCAACTTCCTAAGAGCCTTTTATGAAGCA GAACTGGCTCAGATGCAAACCCACATCTCAGACACTTCTGTGGTCCTCTCCATGGACAACAACCGCAGCCTGGACCTGGACAGCATCATCAGCGAAGTCAAGGCCCAATACGAGGAGATTGCTCAAAGGAGCCGGGCTGAGGCTGAGTCCTGGTACCAGTCGAAG TATGAGGAGCTGCAGGTGACGGCAGGCAGACACGGGGACGACCTGCGCAACACCAGGCAGGAGATCTCTGAGATCAACCGCATGGTCCAGAGGCTGAGATCTGAGATCGACCACGTCAAGAAGCAG TGCGCCAACCTGCAGTCTGCCATCGCTGACGCTGAGCAGCGTGGGGAGCTGGCCCTCAAGGACGCCAAGAACAAGCTGGTCGACCTGGAGGACGCCCTCCAGAAGGCCAAACAGGACATGGCCCGGCTGCTGAAGGAGTACCAGGAGCTGATGAACGTCAAGCTGGCCCTGGACGTGGAGATCGCCACCTACAGGAAGCTGCTGGAGGGCGAGGAGTGCAG GCTGAGTGGGGAAGGCGTTGGACCAGTCAACATCT ccGTGGTGCAGTCCACCGTCTCCAGCGGCTATGGCGGTGCCAGCGGTGGCAGTGGTGGCTTCAGCCTGGGCGGAGGCAGTGGCTATTCCTACAGCAGCGGCGGTCACAGCCTTGGAGGTGGCTTCAGTTCTGGCAGTGGCAGAGCCTTGGGAAGTGGCCTCAGCTCTGCCGGGGGCAGCAGCTCCACCATCAAAtacaccaccacctcctccagcaaGAAGAGCTACAGGCACTGA
- the LOC105094591 gene encoding keratin, type II cytoskeletal 6A — MSCRSTVRSQSTSRRGFSAGSARVPGVCRSGFSSVSVSRSRGGGGLAGVCGGAGFGSRSLYNLGGTKRISISGGYGSRYGGGFGFGFGGGVGSGYGFGGAAGLGGGAGFAGGYGGAGFPVCPPGGIQEVTVNQSLLTPLNLEIDPTIQRVRTEEREQIKTLNNKFASFIDKVRFLEQQNKVLDTKWTLLQEQGTKTVRQNLEPLFEQYINNLRRQLDSILGERGRLDSELRSMQDQVEDFKNKYEDEINKRTAAENEFVKLKKDVDAAYMNKVELQAKADNLTDEINFLRAFYEAELAQMQTHISDTSVVLSMDNNRSLDLDSIISEVKAQYEEIAQRSRAEAESWYQSKYEELQVTAGRHGDDLRNTRQEISEINRMVQRLRSEIDHVKKQCANLQSAIADAEQRGELALKDAKNKLVDLEDALQKAKQDMARLLKEYQELMNVKLALDVEIATYRKLLEGEECRLSGEGVGPVNISVVQSTVSSGYGGASGGSGGLSLGGGSGYSYSSGGHSLGGGFSSGSGRALGSGLSSAGGSSSTIKYTTTTSSSRKSYRH; from the exons ATGTCTTGCAGATCCACCGTGAGGAGCCAAAGCACCAGCCGTCGGGGCTTCAGCGCCGGCTCAGCCCGAGTCCCTGGGGTCTGCCGCTCTGGCTTCAGCAGCGTGTCGGTGTCCCGCTCCAGGGGCGGTGGTGGCCTGGCTGGAGTGTGTGGAGGGGCTGGCTTTGGCAGCCGCAGCCTCTATAACCTGGGGGGCACCAAGAGGATCTCCATCAGTGGTGGATACGGCAGCAGATACGGAGGTGGCTTTGGCTTTGGCTTTGGAGGTGGAGTTGGGAGTGGATACGGTTTTGGTGGTGCAGCTGGGCTCGGTGGTGGAGCTGGCTTTGCTGGTGGCTATGGGGGCGCTGGCTTCCCTGTGTGCCCCCCTGGAGGCATCCAAGAGGTCACCGTCAACCAGAGTCTCCTCACTCCTCTGAACCTGGAAATCGACCCCACCATCCAGAGAGTGAGAACTGAGGAGCGGGAGCAGATCAAGACCCTCAACAACAAGTTTGCCTCCTTCATCGACAAG GTGCGGTTCCTGGAGCAGCAGAACAAGGTCCTGGACACCAAGTGGACCCTGCTGCAGGAACAGGGCACCAAGACAGTGAGGCAGAACCTGGAGCCTTTGTTTGAGCAGTACATCAACAACCTCAGGAGGCAGCTGGACAGCATCCTGGGGGAGAGAGGCCGCCTGGACTCGGAGCTGAGAAGCATGCAGGACCAGGTGGAGGACTTCAAGAACAA GTATGAAGATGAAATCAACAAGCGCACAGCAGCGGAGAATGAATTTGTGAAACTGAAAAAG GATGTGGATGCTGCCTACATGAACAAGGTTGAACTACAAGCCAAGGCAGATAACCTCACAGATGAGATCAACTTCCTAAGAGCCTTTTATGAAGCA GAACTGGCTCAGATGCAAACCCACATCTCAGACACTTCTGTGGTCCTCTCCATGGACAACAACCGCAGCCTGGACCTGGACAGCATCATCAGCGAAGTCAAGGCCCAATACGAGGAGATTGCTCAAAGGAGCCGGGCTGAGGCTGAGTCCTGGTACCAGTCGAAG TATGAGGAGCTGCAGGTGACGGCAGGCAGACACGGGGACGACCTGCGCAACACCAGGCAGGAGATCTCTGAGATCAACCGCATGGTCCAGAGGCTGAGATCTGAGATCGACCACGTCAAGAAGCAG TGCGCCAACCTGCAGTCCGCCATCGCTGACGCTGAGCAGCGTGGGGAGCTGGCCCTCAAGGACGCCAAGAACAAGCTGGTCGACCTGGAGGACGCCCTCCAGAAGGCCAAACAGGACATGGCCCGGCTGCTGAAGGAGTACCAGGAGCTGATGAACGTCAAGCTGGCCCTGGACGTGGAGATCGCCACCTACAGGAAGCTGCTGGAGGGCGAGGAGTGCAG GCTGAGTGGGGAAGGCGTTGGACCAGTCAACATCT ccGTGGTGCAGTCCACCGTCTCCAGCGGCTATGGCGGTGCCAGCGGTGGCAGCGGTGGCTTAAGCCTGGGCGGAGGCAGTGGCTACTCCTACAGCAGTGGTGGTCACAGCCTTGGAGGTGGCTTCAGTTCTGGCAGTGGCAGAGCCTTGGGAAGTGGCCTCAGCTCTGCCGGGGGCAGCAGCTCCACCATCAAatacaccaccaccacctcctccagcagGAAGAGCTACAGGCACTGA
- the KRT5 gene encoding keratin, type II cytoskeletal 5 encodes MSRQSSVSFRSGGSRSFSTASAITPSISRTSFTTVSRSGGGGGGGFGRVSLGGACGAGGFGSRSLYNLGSSKRISFSAGGGGFRSRFGAGAGGGYGFGGGAGSGFGFGGGAGGGFGLGGGAGFGGGFGGPGFPVCPPGGIQEVTVNQSLLTPLNLQIDPAIQRVRTEEREQIKTLNNKFASFIDKVRFLEQQNKVLDTKWTLLQEQGTKTVRQNLEPLFEQYINNLRRQLDGILGERGRLDSELRNMQDLVEDFKNKYEDEINKRTTAENEFVMLKKDVDAAYMNKVELEAKVDALMDEINFMKMFFDAELSQMQTHVSDTSVVLSMDNNRSLDLDSIIAEVKAQYEEIANRSRTEAESWYQTKYEELQQTAGRHGDDLRNTKHEISEMNRMIQRLRAEIDNVKKQCANLQNAIADAEQRGELALKDARNKLAELEDALQKAKQDMARLLREYQELMNTKLALDVEIATYRKLLEGEECRLSGEGVGPVNISVVTNTVSSGYGGGSGFGGGLGGGLGGGLGGGLGGGGGGSYYSSSSGGVGLGGGLSVGGSGFSASSGRSLGFGSGGGSGSSVKFVSTTSSSRKSFKS; translated from the exons ATGTCTCGCCAGTCAAGTGTGTCCTTCCGGAGCGGGGGCAGCCGTAGCTTCAGCACTGCCTCCGCCATCACCCCGTCTATCTCCCGCACCAGTTTCACCACAGTGTCCCGGTCCgggggcggcggtggcggcggcttTGGCAGGGTCAGCCTCGGGGGCGCTTGTGGAGCGGGAGGCTTTGGCAGCCGGAGCCTCTACAACCTGGGGAGCTCCAAGAGGATCTCCTTCAGCGCTGGTGGTGGGGGCTTCAGGAGCCGGTTCGGAGCTGGTGCTGGAGGCGGCTATGGCTTtggaggtggagctgggagtGGATTTGGTTTTGGCGGTGGAGCTGGTGGTGGCTTTGGGCTCGGTGGTGGCGCTGGCTTTGGAGGTGGCTTTGGTGGCCCTGGCTTCCCCGTCTGTCCCCCTGGAGGCATCCAAGAAGTCACCGTCAACCAGAGTCTTCTGACTCCCCTCAACCTGCAAATCGACCCCGCCATCCAGCGGGTGAGGACCGAGGAGCGGGAGCAGATCAAGACACTCAATAACAAGTTTGCCTCCTTCATCGACAAG GTGCGGTTCCTGGAGCAGCAGAACAAGGTCCTGGACACCAAGTGGACCCTGCTGCAGGAACAGGGCACCAAGACCGTGAGGCAGAACCTGGAGCCTCTGTTTGAGCAATACATCAACAACCTCAGGAGGCAGCTGGACGGCATCCTGGGGGAGAGAGGCCGCCTGGACTCGGAGCTGAGGAACATGCAGGACCTGGTGGAGGACTTCAAGAACAA GTATGAGGATGAAATCAATAAGCGCACCACCGCTGAGAATGAGTTTGTGATGCTGAAAAAG GACGTGGACGCCGCCTACATGAACAAAGTGGAGCTAGAGGCCAAGGTCGATGCACTGATGGATGAGATCAACTTCATGAAGATGTTCTTTGACGCG GAGCTGTCCCAGATGCAGACGCACGTCTCAGACACGTCCGTGGTCCTGTCCATGGACAACAACCGCTCTCTGGACCTGGACAGCATCATTGCTGAGGTCAAGGCCCAGTACGAGGAGATCGCCAACCGCAGCCGGACAGAAGCCGAGTCCTGGTACCAGACCAAG TACGAGGAGCTGCAGCAGACAGCGGGCCGGCACGGCGATGATCTCCGTAACACCAAGCATGAGATCTCCGAGATGAACAGGATGATCCAGAGGCTGAGAGCTGAGATCGACAACGTCAAGAAGCAG TGCGCCAACCTGCAGAACGCCATCGCTGATGCCGAGCAGCGTGGGGAGCTGGCCCTCAAAGATGCCAGGAACAAGCTGGCCGAGCTGGAGGACGCCCTGCAGAAGGCCAAGCAGGACATGGCCCGGCTGCTGCGCGAGTATCAGGAGCTCATGAACACCAAGCTGGCCCTGGACGTAGAGATCGCCACCTACCGCAAGCTGCTGGAGGGCGAGGAGTGCAG actgAGTGGAGAAGGTGTCGGACCGGTCAACATCT CCGTTGTCACGAACACCGTCTCTTCTGGCTACGGTGGTGGCAGTGGCTTTGGTGGTGGCCTCGGTGGCGGCCTCGGTGGCGGTCTGGGCGGTGGTCttggcggaggcggcggcgggagctACTACTCCAGCAGCAGCGGGGGCGTGGGCCTAGGCGGCGGGCTTAGCGTTGGGGGCTCTGGCTTCAGCGCAAGCAGTGGCCGAAGCCTGGGCTTTGGCAGCGGCGGGGGCAGCGGCTCCAGCGTCAAATTTgtctccaccacctcctcctcccggAAGAGCTTCAAGAGCTAA